Proteins from a single region of Streptomyces glaucescens:
- the prmC gene encoding peptide chain release factor N(5)-glutamine methyltransferase: protein MNLLLAEVAQATQRLADAGVPSPRTDAEELAAFVHGVKRGELHSVKDADFDARYWEVVARREQREPLQHITGRAFFRYLELQVGPGVFVPRPETESVVGWAIDAVRAMDVVEPCIVDLCTGSGAIALALAQEVPRSRVHAVELSEDALVWTRKNVQGSRVDLRQGDALTAFPDLDGQVDLVISNPPYIPLTEWEYVAPEARDYDPEMALFSGEDGLDLIRGLERTAHRLLRPGGVVVIEHADTQGGQVPWIFTEERGWADAADHPDLNNRPRFATARKALP from the coding sequence GTGAACCTGCTGCTCGCGGAGGTGGCCCAGGCCACCCAGCGGCTGGCCGACGCCGGCGTGCCCTCGCCGCGCACCGACGCGGAGGAGCTGGCCGCGTTCGTGCACGGCGTGAAGCGGGGCGAGTTGCACTCCGTGAAGGACGCCGACTTCGACGCCCGCTACTGGGAGGTCGTCGCGCGCCGGGAACAGCGCGAACCGCTCCAGCACATCACCGGCCGCGCCTTCTTCCGGTACCTGGAGCTCCAGGTCGGGCCCGGGGTGTTCGTGCCCCGCCCGGAGACGGAGTCGGTCGTCGGCTGGGCCATAGACGCGGTCCGCGCCATGGACGTCGTCGAGCCGTGCATCGTCGACCTGTGCACCGGCTCCGGCGCCATCGCGCTCGCCCTCGCCCAGGAGGTGCCCCGCTCCCGGGTGCACGCCGTGGAGCTGAGCGAGGACGCCCTGGTGTGGACCCGCAAGAACGTGCAGGGCTCCCGCGTCGACCTGCGCCAGGGCGACGCGCTGACCGCCTTCCCCGACCTCGACGGACAGGTCGACCTGGTCATCTCCAACCCGCCGTACATCCCGCTCACCGAGTGGGAGTACGTCGCCCCCGAGGCACGGGACTACGACCCCGAGATGGCCCTGTTCTCCGGCGAGGACGGCCTCGACCTCATCCGCGGCCTGGAGCGCACCGCGCACCGGCTGCTGCGCCCCGGCGGAGTCGTCGTCATCGAGCACGCCGACACCCAGGGCGGGCAGGTGCCGTGGATCTTCACCGAGGAACGCGGGTGGGCCGACGCGGCCGACCACCCCGACCTCAACAACCGCCCACGGTTCGCCACCGCCCGCAAGGCACTGCCGTGA
- a CDS encoding F0F1 ATP synthase subunit B: MSQLLILAAEGEAENPLIPPIPELVIGLLAFVIVFGFLAKKLLPNINKVLEERREAIEGGIEKAEAAQTEAQSVLEQYKAQLAEARHEAARLRQEAQEQGAALIAEMRAEGQRQREEIVAAGHAQIEADRKAAASALRQDVGKLATELAGKLVGESLEDHARQSRVIDRFLDELEEKAEAGR, translated from the coding sequence ATGAGCCAGCTGCTCATCCTGGCGGCTGAGGGGGAGGCCGAGAACCCCCTCATCCCGCCGATCCCTGAGCTCGTCATTGGCCTGCTCGCCTTCGTCATCGTCTTCGGCTTCCTCGCCAAGAAGCTCCTTCCGAACATCAACAAGGTTCTGGAAGAGCGCCGCGAGGCCATCGAGGGCGGTATCGAGAAGGCCGAGGCCGCCCAGACCGAGGCCCAGAGCGTCCTTGAGCAGTACAAGGCCCAGCTCGCCGAGGCCCGGCACGAGGCCGCGCGGCTGCGCCAGGAGGCGCAGGAGCAGGGCGCCGCGCTCATCGCCGAGATGCGCGCGGAAGGCCAGCGGCAGCGTGAGGAGATCGTGGCCGCGGGCCACGCCCAGATCGAGGCCGACCGCAAGGCCGCCGCGTCCGCGCTGCGCCAGGACGTCGGCAAGCTGGCCACCGAGCTGGCCGGCAAGCTCGTCGGCGAGTCCCTCGAGGACCACGCCCGGCAGAGCCGTGTGATCGACCGCTTCCTCGACGAGCTCGAGGAGAAGGCCGAGGCCGGCCGATGA
- a CDS encoding ATP synthase subunit C → MSTLAAVTGDLKALGSIGYGLAAIGPGVGVGIIFGNGTQALARQPEAAGLIRANQILGFAFCEALALIGLVMPFVYGS, encoded by the coding sequence ATGTCTACTCTTGCCGCTGTCACCGGTGACCTCAAGGCCCTCGGCTCCATCGGCTACGGCCTTGCCGCCATCGGCCCCGGCGTGGGCGTCGGCATCATCTTCGGTAACGGTACGCAGGCGCTCGCCCGTCAGCCCGAGGCGGCCGGCCTCATCCGTGCCAACCAGATCCTGGGCTTCGCCTTCTGTGAGGCGCTCGCCCTGATCGGTCTGGTTATGCCGTTCGTCTACGGCTCCTGA
- a CDS encoding L-threonylcarbamoyladenylate synthase, with amino-acid sequence MARRYDTNDATDRVTGLREAASAVRRGELVVLPTDTVYGIGADAFSKEAVGDLLQAKGRGRNMPTPVLIGSPNTLHGLVTDFSELAWELVDAFWPGALTLVARHQPSLQWDLGDTRGTVAVRMPLHPVAIELLTEVGPMAVSSANLTGHPAPENCDAAQGMLGDSVSVYLDGGPTPGNVPSSIVDVTREVPLLLRAGALSADELRKVVPDLEVAN; translated from the coding sequence ATGGCACGGCGATACGACACCAACGACGCGACCGACCGCGTGACCGGTCTGCGTGAAGCCGCGTCCGCCGTCCGCCGAGGCGAGCTGGTGGTCCTCCCCACCGACACCGTGTACGGCATCGGCGCCGACGCCTTCTCCAAGGAGGCCGTCGGCGACCTGCTCCAGGCCAAGGGCCGGGGCCGCAACATGCCCACCCCCGTGCTCATCGGCTCCCCGAACACCCTGCACGGCCTCGTCACCGACTTCTCCGAGCTGGCCTGGGAACTGGTCGACGCGTTCTGGCCGGGCGCCCTCACGCTGGTCGCCAGGCACCAGCCGTCCCTCCAGTGGGACCTGGGCGACACCCGCGGCACGGTCGCCGTGCGGATGCCGCTGCACCCGGTCGCCATCGAACTGCTGACCGAGGTCGGCCCGATGGCGGTGTCCTCCGCCAACCTCACCGGCCACCCCGCGCCGGAGAACTGCGACGCGGCGCAGGGCATGCTCGGCGACTCCGTCTCCGTCTACCTCGACGGCGGCCCCACCCCCGGGAACGTGCCGTCCTCCATCGTCGACGTCACCCGCGAGGTGCCGCTGCTGCTGCGCGCGGGCGCGCTGTCGGCGGACGAGTTGCGCAAGGTCGTACCCGACCTCGAGGTGGCGAATTGA
- the atpA gene encoding F0F1 ATP synthase subunit alpha, which translates to MAELTIRPEEIRDALENFVQSYKPDAASREEVGTVTLAGDGIAKVEGLPSAMANELLKFEDGTLGLALNLEEREIGAIVLGEFSGIEEGQPVTRTGEVLSVAVGEGYLGRVVDPLGNPIDGLGEIETSGRRALELQAPTVMQRKSVHEPMETGYKAVDAMTPIGRGQRQLIIGDRQTGKTALAVDTIINQRDNWRSGDPKKQVRCIYVAIGQKGSTIASVRRALEENGALEYTTIVAAPASDPAGFKYLAPYTGSAIGQQWMYEGKHVLIIFDDLSKQADAYRAVSLLLRRPPGREAYPGDVFYLHSRLLERCAKLSDEMGAGSMTGLPIVETKANDVSAFIPTNVISITDGQCFLESDLFNAGQRPALNVGISVSRVGGSAQHKAMKQVSGRLRVDLAQFRELEAFAAFGSDLDAASKAQLERGQRMVELLKQDQYQPMSTEDQVVSVWAGTTGKMDDVPVADIRRFEKELLEYLHRKEQGLMTSIKEGGKMSDDTLQAVADAITAFKKQFETSDGKLLGEDAPSAAK; encoded by the coding sequence ATGGCGGAGCTCACGATCCGGCCGGAGGAGATCCGGGACGCGCTGGAGAACTTCGTCCAGTCGTACAAGCCGGACGCGGCCTCGCGCGAGGAGGTCGGTACGGTCACCCTTGCCGGCGACGGCATCGCGAAGGTCGAGGGTCTTCCCTCGGCCATGGCCAACGAACTGCTGAAGTTCGAGGACGGCACCCTCGGCCTCGCGCTCAACCTGGAAGAGCGCGAGATCGGCGCCATCGTCCTCGGTGAGTTCAGCGGGATCGAGGAGGGTCAGCCGGTCACGCGCACCGGCGAGGTCCTCTCCGTCGCGGTGGGCGAGGGCTACCTCGGCCGCGTCGTCGACCCGCTCGGCAACCCGATCGACGGCCTCGGTGAGATCGAGACGTCCGGCCGCCGCGCCCTCGAGCTGCAGGCCCCCACGGTCATGCAGCGCAAGTCGGTGCACGAGCCGATGGAGACCGGCTACAAGGCCGTCGACGCGATGACCCCGATCGGCCGTGGTCAGCGTCAGCTGATCATCGGCGACCGCCAGACCGGCAAGACCGCCCTGGCCGTCGACACGATCATCAACCAGCGTGACAACTGGCGCTCCGGCGACCCGAAGAAGCAGGTCCGCTGCATCTACGTCGCCATCGGCCAGAAGGGCTCCACCATCGCGTCGGTCCGCCGCGCGCTGGAGGAGAACGGCGCGCTGGAGTACACGACCATCGTCGCCGCCCCGGCGTCCGACCCGGCCGGCTTCAAGTACCTCGCCCCCTACACCGGCTCGGCCATCGGCCAGCAGTGGATGTACGAGGGCAAGCACGTCCTGATCATTTTCGACGACCTGTCGAAGCAGGCCGACGCCTACCGCGCCGTGTCGCTGCTGCTGCGCCGTCCGCCGGGCCGCGAGGCCTACCCGGGCGACGTCTTCTACCTGCACTCCCGCCTGCTGGAGCGCTGCGCCAAGCTCTCCGACGAGATGGGTGCCGGCTCGATGACCGGTCTGCCGATCGTCGAGACGAAGGCCAACGACGTCTCGGCGTTCATCCCGACCAACGTCATCTCCATCACCGACGGCCAGTGCTTCCTGGAGTCGGACCTGTTCAACGCCGGTCAGCGCCCCGCGCTGAACGTCGGTATCTCCGTCTCCCGAGTCGGTGGTTCCGCGCAGCACAAGGCGATGAAGCAGGTCTCCGGCCGTCTGCGCGTGGACCTGGCCCAGTTCCGTGAGCTGGAGGCGTTCGCCGCCTTCGGTTCCGACCTGGACGCCGCGTCGAAGGCGCAGCTGGAGCGCGGTCAGCGCATGGTCGAGCTGCTGAAGCAGGACCAGTACCAGCCGATGTCCACCGAGGACCAGGTCGTCTCCGTGTGGGCCGGCACCACCGGCAAGATGGACGACGTGCCGGTCGCGGACATCCGCCGCTTCGAGAAGGAGCTGCTGGAGTACCTGCACCGCAAGGAGCAGGGCCTCATGACCTCCATCAAGGAGGGCGGCAAGATGTCGGACGACACCCTGCAGGCCGTGGCCGACGCCATCACCGCGTTCAAGAAGCAGTTCGAGACCTCGGACGGCAAGCTGCTCGGCGAGGACGCCCCGTCCGCCGCCAAGTGA
- a CDS encoding F0F1 ATP synthase subunit delta gives MNGASREALAAARERLDALTDHTSVDAARLADELAAVTALLDREVSLRRVLTDPAQAGEAKAELVQRLIGGQVGGETADLLAGLVRSRWSQSRDLVDALEELANTADLTAAQKAGTLDDVEDELFRFGRIVAGNTELRAALTDRKAGVHAKGELLRSLLGGRTAVTTERLVTRLVTAPRGRSLEAGLESLSKLAADRRNRMVAVVTSAVPLSDAQKQRLGAALAKLYGRQMHLNLDVDPEVLGGIRVQVGDEVINGSIADRIGDAERRLAG, from the coding sequence ATGAACGGAGCGAGCCGCGAGGCCCTGGCAGCCGCACGTGAGCGTCTCGACGCGCTGACGGACCACACGTCCGTCGACGCGGCCAGGCTCGCCGACGAGCTGGCCGCCGTCACCGCGCTGCTCGACCGCGAGGTGTCGCTGCGTCGGGTCCTCACCGACCCGGCGCAGGCCGGTGAGGCCAAGGCTGAGCTGGTCCAGCGGCTGATCGGCGGCCAGGTCGGCGGGGAGACCGCCGACCTGCTGGCCGGCCTGGTGCGCTCCCGCTGGTCGCAGTCGCGCGACCTGGTGGACGCGCTGGAGGAGCTGGCGAACACCGCCGACCTCACCGCGGCGCAGAAGGCGGGCACGCTCGACGACGTCGAGGACGAGCTGTTCCGGTTCGGCCGGATCGTCGCGGGCAACACCGAGCTGCGCGCCGCGCTGACCGACCGCAAGGCCGGCGTCCACGCCAAGGGCGAGCTGCTGCGCAGCCTGCTCGGCGGCCGGACCGCCGTGACCACCGAGCGTCTGGTGACGCGCCTGGTGACCGCGCCGCGGGGACGTAGCCTGGAAGCGGGACTGGAGTCCCTGTCCAAGCTCGCCGCGGACCGCCGGAACCGCATGGTCGCCGTCGTCACCTCGGCGGTCCCGCTGAGCGACGCGCAGAAGCAGCGCCTGGGCGCCGCCCTCGCGAAGCTCTACGGCCGTCAGATGCACCTCAACCTGGACGTGGACCCCGAGGTCCTCGGCGGGATCCGGGTGCAGGTCGGCGACGAGGTCATCAACGGCTCCATCGCGGACCGTATCGGCGACGCCGAGCGCCGCCTGGCCGGCTGA
- the glyA gene encoding serine hydroxymethyltransferase, which yields MTVTPARETDVLRAQDPELAELLLGELARQSTTLQLIAAENFTSPAVLAALGSPLANKYAEGYPGNRHHGGCEIVDVAERIAVDRAKALFAAEHANVQSHSGSSAVLAAYAALLRPGDTVLALGLPYGGHLTHGSPANFSGRWFDFVGYGVDGETGLVDHEQVRALARGHRPKAIVCGSTAYPRHTDYALFREIADEVGAYLIADAAHPIGLVAGGAAPTPVPYADIVCATTHKVLRGPRGGMILCGAELAERVDRAVFPFTQGGAQMHTIAAKAVAFGEAATPAFSAYAHQVVANARVLAAALAAEGLAVTTGGTDTHLITADPFPLGVDGRTARGRLAAAGIILDCCALPHGDLRGLRLGTAAVTTQGMGETEMRRIAALLALAVREPGRGKSVREEVRELTGRFPPYPG from the coding sequence ATGACGGTCACCCCTGCCCGTGAGACCGACGTCCTGCGCGCCCAGGACCCCGAGCTGGCCGAGCTGCTGCTCGGGGAGCTGGCCCGGCAGTCGACGACGCTCCAGCTGATCGCGGCGGAGAACTTCACCTCGCCCGCCGTGCTGGCCGCGCTCGGCTCCCCGCTCGCCAACAAGTACGCGGAGGGCTACCCCGGCAACCGCCACCACGGCGGCTGCGAGATCGTCGACGTGGCCGAGCGGATCGCCGTGGACCGGGCGAAGGCGCTGTTCGCGGCGGAACACGCCAACGTGCAGTCGCACTCCGGGTCGTCCGCCGTGCTCGCCGCCTACGCCGCGCTGCTGCGGCCCGGCGACACCGTGCTCGCCCTCGGACTGCCCTACGGCGGGCACCTCACGCACGGTTCGCCCGCGAACTTCTCCGGCCGCTGGTTCGACTTCGTCGGCTACGGCGTCGACGGCGAGACCGGGCTCGTCGACCACGAGCAGGTGCGCGCCCTGGCCCGCGGCCACCGGCCCAAGGCGATCGTGTGCGGGTCCACCGCCTATCCGCGCCATACCGACTACGCGCTCTTCCGCGAGATCGCCGACGAGGTCGGCGCCTACCTCATCGCGGACGCCGCCCACCCGATCGGCCTGGTCGCCGGGGGAGCGGCGCCCACGCCGGTGCCGTACGCCGACATCGTGTGCGCCACCACGCACAAGGTGCTGCGGGGGCCGCGCGGCGGAATGATCCTCTGCGGCGCCGAGCTGGCCGAGCGCGTCGACCGGGCCGTCTTCCCGTTCACCCAGGGCGGCGCCCAGATGCACACCATCGCCGCGAAGGCGGTCGCGTTCGGCGAGGCGGCGACGCCGGCGTTCTCCGCGTACGCCCACCAGGTGGTCGCCAACGCGCGGGTCCTCGCGGCCGCGCTGGCCGCGGAGGGGCTGGCCGTCACCACGGGCGGCACGGACACGCACCTGATCACCGCCGATCCGTTCCCGCTCGGCGTCGACGGCCGCACCGCCCGCGGCCGGCTCGCCGCCGCGGGGATCATCCTGGACTGCTGCGCCCTGCCGCACGGCGACCTGCGGGGCCTGCGGCTGGGCACGGCCGCGGTGACCACCCAGGGCATGGGGGAGACGGAGATGCGGCGGATCGCCGCCCTGCTGGCGCTGGCGGTGCGCGAACCCGGGCGGGGCAAGTCCGTGCGGGAGGAAGTGCGGGAGCTGACCGGCCGGTTTCCGCCGTATCCGGGCTGA
- the rpmE gene encoding 50S ribosomal protein L31 has protein sequence MKRDIHPEYVETQVSCTCGASFTTRSTIASGTIRAEVCSECHPFYTGKQKILDTGGRVARFEARFGKAAAGSKK, from the coding sequence TTGAAGCGCGACATCCACCCCGAGTACGTCGAGACGCAGGTCAGCTGCACCTGCGGCGCGTCGTTCACCACCCGCAGCACCATCGCGTCCGGCACCATCCGGGCCGAGGTCTGCTCCGAGTGCCACCCGTTCTACACGGGCAAGCAGAAGATCCTCGACACCGGTGGCCGTGTGGCCCGCTTCGAGGCCCGCTTCGGCAAGGCTGCCGCCGGCTCCAAGAAGTAG
- the prfA gene encoding peptide chain release factor 1, which yields MFEAVEDLVAEHADLEKKLADPSVHADQANARKLNKRYAELTPIVGAYRSWKQTGDDVETAREFAADDPDFAAEVKELEKQREELTEKLRLLLVPRDPSDDKDVILEIKAGAGGDESALFAGDLLRMYLRYAERVGWKTEIIDATESELGGYKDVQVAVKARGQTEPGQGVWARLKYEGGVHRVQRVPATESQGRIHTSAAGVLVTPEAEEVDVEINPNDLRIDVYRSSGPGGQSVNTTDSAVRITHIPTGVVASCQNEKSQLQNKEQALRILRSRLLAMAQEEAEREAADARRSQVRTVDRSEKIRTYNYPENRISDHRVGFKAYNLDQVLDGDLDAVIQACVDADSAAKLAAA from the coding sequence ATGTTCGAGGCAGTCGAGGACCTCGTCGCCGAGCACGCCGACCTGGAGAAGAAGCTCGCGGACCCGTCGGTCCACGCCGACCAGGCCAACGCGCGCAAGCTCAACAAGCGCTACGCCGAGCTGACCCCGATCGTCGGCGCCTACCGCTCCTGGAAGCAGACCGGCGACGACGTCGAGACCGCCCGCGAGTTCGCCGCCGACGACCCCGACTTCGCCGCCGAGGTCAAGGAGCTGGAGAAGCAGCGCGAGGAGCTGACCGAGAAGCTGCGCCTGCTGCTCGTCCCGCGCGACCCCAGCGACGACAAGGACGTCATCCTGGAGATCAAGGCGGGCGCGGGCGGCGACGAGTCCGCGCTGTTCGCCGGCGACCTGCTGCGGATGTACCTGCGCTACGCCGAGCGGGTCGGCTGGAAGACCGAGATCATCGACGCCACCGAGTCGGAGCTGGGCGGCTACAAGGACGTCCAGGTCGCCGTGAAGGCCCGCGGGCAGACCGAGCCCGGCCAGGGCGTGTGGGCGCGGCTGAAGTACGAGGGCGGCGTGCACCGCGTGCAGCGCGTCCCGGCCACCGAGTCGCAGGGCCGCATCCACACCTCGGCGGCGGGCGTGCTCGTCACCCCCGAGGCGGAGGAGGTCGACGTCGAGATCAACCCGAACGACCTGCGCATCGACGTCTACCGGTCCTCGGGTCCCGGCGGCCAGTCGGTGAACACCACCGACTCCGCGGTGCGCATCACGCACATCCCGACCGGAGTCGTCGCCTCCTGCCAGAACGAGAAGAGCCAGTTGCAGAACAAGGAGCAGGCACTGCGTATCCTGCGCTCCAGGCTGCTCGCCATGGCGCAGGAGGAAGCGGAGAGGGAGGCCGCGGACGCCCGCCGCAGCCAGGTCCGCACCGTCGACCGCTCCGAGAAGATCCGCACCTACAACTACCCGGAAAACCGGATTTCGGACCACCGCGTCGGCTTCAAGGCGTACAACCTTGACCAGGTCCTGGACGGCGACCTCGACGCGGTGATCCAGGCCTGTGTCGACGCGGACTCGGCCGCCAAGCTCGCAGCCGCGTAA
- a CDS encoding low molecular weight phosphatase family protein translates to MTPPEAGRGIGSGEETTTFGFPRDTFRILHVSTGNVCRSPITERLTRHFVSQRLGVLGGGLIVESAGTWGHEGAPMEANAETVLAEFGADASGFTGRELLDEHVIRADLVLTATRDHRAQVISMGHSAGLRTFTLKEFTRLVRAIDPATLPPLEDGVVMRARALVRAAAALRGWLLAPTAEADEVYDPYGAPLPFFRSVGDEIHQALDPVVTALTGVPART, encoded by the coding sequence TTGACACCCCCCGAAGCGGGGCGTGGCATAGGCAGCGGGGAAGAGACGACCACCTTCGGCTTCCCGAGGGACACCTTCCGCATCCTCCACGTCAGCACCGGCAATGTGTGCCGCTCGCCGATCACCGAGCGGCTGACCCGGCACTTCGTGTCGCAGCGGCTCGGCGTGCTGGGCGGCGGACTGATCGTGGAGAGCGCCGGGACCTGGGGCCACGAGGGCGCGCCCATGGAGGCCAACGCGGAGACCGTGCTGGCCGAGTTCGGCGCGGACGCCTCCGGGTTCACCGGCCGTGAGCTGCTGGACGAGCACGTCATCAGGGCCGACCTGGTCCTGACCGCCACCCGCGACCACCGCGCCCAGGTCATCTCCATGGGCCACTCCGCGGGCCTGCGCACCTTCACCCTGAAGGAGTTCACCCGCCTGGTGCGGGCCATCGACCCCGCGACGCTCCCCCCGCTGGAGGACGGCGTGGTCATGCGGGCCCGCGCGCTGGTGCGGGCCGCCGCCGCGCTGCGGGGCTGGCTGCTGGCTCCCACCGCGGAGGCGGACGAGGTGTACGACCCGTACGGGGCACCCCTGCCGTTCTTCCGCTCGGTGGGCGACGAGATACACCAGGCGCTTGACCCGGTGGTGACGGCGCTGACCGGAGTACCCGCCCGGACGTAG
- the atpB gene encoding F0F1 ATP synthase subunit A codes for MSADPTQVLAFETDCHIFDGCGFPAPGLHSFLFEPLWGDADSNLYFNKTMLLALLGSVIVIGFFWAAFRKPKVVPGKLQMVAEAGYDFIRRGVVYETIGKKEGEKYVPLVVSLFFFIWMMNLWSIVPVAQFPVTSIIAYPAVLAAIVYVLWVSLTFKRHGFVGAFKNFTGYNKELGPVLPLAMTIEFFSNLVVRPFTHAVRLFANMFAGHTLLLLFTIASWYLLNGIGIAYAGVSFIMVIVMTAFELFVQALQAYVFVLLTCTFIQGALAEHH; via the coding sequence GTGAGTGCTGACCCGACGCAGGTGCTCGCCTTCGAGACCGACTGCCACATCTTCGACGGCTGTGGCTTCCCGGCTCCCGGCCTGCACTCGTTCCTGTTCGAGCCCCTCTGGGGCGACGCGGACAGCAACCTGTACTTCAACAAGACGATGCTGCTGGCGCTGCTCGGCTCCGTCATCGTCATCGGCTTCTTCTGGGCTGCTTTCCGCAAGCCGAAGGTCGTGCCGGGCAAGCTGCAGATGGTCGCCGAGGCCGGCTACGACTTCATCCGGCGCGGCGTCGTCTACGAGACCATCGGCAAGAAGGAAGGCGAGAAGTACGTCCCGCTGGTCGTCTCGCTGTTCTTCTTCATCTGGATGATGAACCTCTGGTCGATCGTCCCGGTCGCCCAGTTCCCGGTGACCTCGATCATCGCCTACCCGGCGGTGCTCGCCGCGATCGTCTACGTCCTGTGGGTGTCGCTGACCTTCAAGCGGCACGGGTTCGTAGGCGCGTTCAAGAACTTCACGGGCTACAACAAGGAGCTCGGCCCGGTTCTGCCGCTGGCCATGACCATCGAGTTCTTCTCGAACCTGGTCGTCCGTCCGTTCACCCACGCGGTGCGACTCTTCGCGAACATGTTCGCGGGCCACACCCTGCTGCTGCTCTTCACGATCGCCAGCTGGTACCTGCTGAACGGCATCGGCATCGCCTACGCCGGCGTCTCGTTCATCATGGTCATCGTCATGACGGCCTTCGAGCTCTTCGTCCAGGCCCTTCAGGCGTACGTCTTCGTGCTCCTGACCTGCACCTTCATTCAGGGCGCGCTCGCCGAGCACCACTGA
- a CDS encoding MraY family glycosyltransferase, producing MREYLLTLCITAAVTYLLTGPVRKFAIVAGAMPEIRARDVHREPTPRLGGIAMFFGLCAGLLVADHLTNLHQVFDRSNEPRALLSGAALIWLIGVLDDKFEIDALIKLGGQMIAAGVMVMQGLTILWLPVPGVGTVALTQWQGTLLTVALVVITINAVNFVDGLDGLAAGMVCIASAAFFMYAYRIWYSYGIEAAAPATLFAAILMGMCLGFLPHNMHPARIFMGDSGSMLIGLVLAAGAISVTGQVDPDVMNLFSGSERNTVHQTVPVYIPLLLPLTIIAIPAADLILAIVRRTWRGQSPFAADRGHLHHRLLEIGHSHSRSVLIMYFWSALIAFGALAYSVNSASMWIVLSVVVLSAIGLVLLLLPRFTPRAPVWAERFVPPRYRRRRVVVASGQPAVAEPAPAEQEARTPVAAGVSGVNGATAVGPRSRLSR from the coding sequence GTGCGTGAATACCTGCTGACGCTCTGCATCACGGCCGCGGTGACGTACCTGCTGACCGGGCCGGTGCGCAAGTTCGCGATCGTGGCGGGGGCGATGCCGGAGATCCGGGCCCGGGACGTGCACCGGGAGCCGACTCCGCGGCTCGGCGGGATCGCGATGTTCTTCGGCCTGTGCGCCGGCCTGCTGGTCGCCGACCACCTCACCAACCTCCACCAGGTCTTCGACAGGTCCAACGAACCCCGCGCGCTGCTCTCCGGAGCCGCGCTGATCTGGCTGATCGGCGTGCTGGACGACAAGTTCGAGATCGACGCCCTGATCAAGCTGGGCGGTCAGATGATCGCCGCCGGCGTGATGGTCATGCAGGGTCTGACCATCCTGTGGCTGCCCGTGCCGGGCGTCGGCACGGTGGCCCTCACCCAGTGGCAGGGCACGCTCCTCACCGTCGCCCTGGTCGTGATCACCATCAACGCGGTCAACTTCGTCGACGGGCTGGACGGCCTGGCCGCGGGCATGGTGTGCATCGCGTCCGCCGCGTTCTTCATGTACGCCTACCGCATCTGGTACTCGTACGGCATCGAGGCCGCGGCCCCCGCCACCCTCTTCGCGGCCATCCTGATGGGCATGTGCCTGGGCTTCCTGCCGCACAACATGCACCCGGCGCGGATCTTCATGGGCGACTCCGGGTCGATGCTGATCGGCCTCGTGCTGGCCGCCGGCGCCATCTCCGTGACCGGCCAGGTCGACCCGGACGTGATGAACCTGTTCTCCGGTTCCGAGCGCAACACCGTGCACCAGACGGTCCCCGTCTACATCCCGCTGCTGCTGCCGCTGACCATCATCGCGATCCCGGCCGCCGACCTGATCCTGGCGATCGTGCGCCGTACCTGGCGCGGCCAGTCGCCGTTCGCCGCGGACCGCGGGCATCTGCACCACCGGCTGCTGGAGATCGGCCACTCGCACAGCCGCTCGGTGCTGATCATGTACTTCTGGTCGGCGCTGATCGCCTTCGGCGCGCTGGCGTACTCCGTGAACAGTGCGTCCATGTGGATCGTGCTGAGTGTCGTGGTACTGAGCGCGATCGGCCTCGTCCTGCTGCTGCTTCCGCGCTTCACCCCGCGCGCCCCCGTGTGGGCCGAGCGTTTCGTGCCGCCGCGCTACCGGCGCCGCAGGGTCGTCGTGGCGTCCGGGCAGCCGGCCGTCGCCGAGCCGGCGCCGGCCGAGCAGGAGGCCCGTACGCCGGTGGCCGCCGGGGTGTCGGGTGTCAACGGGGCGACCGCCGTGGGCCCCCGATCGCGGCTCTCAAGGTAA